The following are from one region of the Ptychodera flava strain L36383 chromosome 15, AS_Pfla_20210202, whole genome shotgun sequence genome:
- the LOC139151091 gene encoding sulfotransferase 1A1-like isoform X1, translating into MPKATVVQLKDMVDAETIAKSGLRLSLDKIRDFQVRGDDVFLITYPKSGTTWMKEIVPFILNGGNIDEIKDTPADVRVPYLEFALSSDDDERVKQIQSNFNVPKGFSLDDLKPPRTICTHLRREFLPRGIEEKRAKVIYVARNPKDIAVSTYYFSKMLMEKGLGCRSSEPYGDFNDLLHDFLEAEYRTQTVVYDGSKWHEHVLEWWNRRHEGNVLFLKYEDMLQDIKASLRQISEFLSAELSTSAVEKISNHCSFKTMKKNRVALKGDYCEKILGGKSEETSPFVRKGGAGGWKNYFTVAQNEMFDRHYREWMKDSDLEMTFEL; encoded by the exons ATGCCAAAGGCCACTGTTGTGCAACTAAAGGACATGGTGGACGCGGAGACGATCGCTAAGTCTGGGCTTCGGCTGTCCCTGGACAAAATTAGAGACTTCCAAGTCAGAGGTGATGACGTCTTCTTGATTACGTACCCGAAATCAG GTACAACGTGGATGAAGGAGATCGTGCCGTTCATTCTCAATGGCGGCAATATCGACGAAATCAAAGACACCCCGGCTGACGTCAGAGTACCTTATTTGGAGTTTGCCTTGTCCTCAGACGACGATGAACGTGTAAAGCAAATCCAATCAAATTTCAACGTACCAAAAGGGTTCAGCCTTGACGACTTAAAGCCACCAAGAACTATCTGCACCCACTTGAGACGTGAATTTTTACCGAGAGGAATCGAGGAAAAGCGAGCTAAG GTTATCTACGTCGCCCGGAACCCCAAAGACATCGCCGTGTCTACTTATTACTTCAGTAAGATGCTTATGGAGAAGGGCCTGGGTTGCAGATCTTCCGAACCATATGGAGACTTCAATGACCTTTTACACGACTTCTTAGAGGCCGAATATCGTACTCAAACTGTTGTAT ACGACGGCAGCAAATGGCATGAACACGTGCTGGAATGGTGGAACAGAAGACACGAAGGAAATGTGTTATTCTTGAAGTACGAGGATATGCTCCAA gatatcaaGGCATCCCTACGTCAGATATCTGAGTTTCTATCGGCGGAATTATCTACCAGCGCGGTGGAGAAAATAAGCAACCATTGCAGTTTCAAAACTATGAAGAAAAACCGAGTGGCACTTAAGGGGGACTACTGCGAGAAGATCCTTGGCGGTAAAAGTGAAGAAACATCTCCTTTTGTTAGGAAGG GTGGAGCCGGCGGTTGGAAGAACTACTTCACAGTGGCGCAGAACGAAATGTTTGATAGGCATTACAGGGAATGGATGAAGGACAGCGATTTAgagatgacctttgaactttaa
- the LOC139151091 gene encoding sulfotransferase 1A1-like isoform X2, which produces MVDAETISSCGKRLSLDKIKSFEVSPDDVFLITYPKSGTTWMKEIVPFILNGGNIDEIKDTPADVRVPYLEFALSSDDDERVKQIQSNFNVPKGFSLDDLKPPRTICTHLRREFLPRGIEEKRAKVIYVARNPKDIAVSTYYFSKMLMEKGLGCRSSEPYGDFNDLLHDFLEAEYRTQTVVYDGSKWHEHVLEWWNRRHEGNVLFLKYEDMLQDIKASLRQISEFLSAELSTSAVEKISNHCSFKTMKKNRVALKGDYCEKILGGKSEETSPFVRKGGAGGWKNYFTVAQNEMFDRHYREWMKDSDLEMTFEL; this is translated from the exons ATGGTGGACGCTGAAACGATTTCTAGCTGCGGGAAACGACTGTCCCtggacaaaattaaaagttttgaGGTCAGCCCCGATGATGTTTTCTTGATTACATACCCGAAATCAG GTACAACGTGGATGAAGGAGATCGTGCCGTTCATTCTCAATGGCGGCAATATCGACGAAATCAAAGACACCCCGGCTGACGTCAGAGTACCTTATTTGGAGTTTGCCTTGTCCTCAGACGACGATGAACGTGTAAAGCAAATCCAATCAAATTTCAACGTACCAAAAGGGTTCAGCCTTGACGACTTAAAGCCACCAAGAACTATCTGCACCCACTTGAGACGTGAATTTTTACCGAGAGGAATCGAGGAAAAGCGAGCTAAG GTTATCTACGTCGCCCGGAACCCCAAAGACATCGCCGTGTCTACTTATTACTTCAGTAAGATGCTTATGGAGAAGGGCCTGGGTTGCAGATCTTCCGAACCATATGGAGACTTCAATGACCTTTTACACGACTTCTTAGAGGCCGAATATCGTACTCAAACTGTTGTAT ACGACGGCAGCAAATGGCATGAACACGTGCTGGAATGGTGGAACAGAAGACACGAAGGAAATGTGTTATTCTTGAAGTACGAGGATATGCTCCAA gatatcaaGGCATCCCTACGTCAGATATCTGAGTTTCTATCGGCGGAATTATCTACCAGCGCGGTGGAGAAAATAAGCAACCATTGCAGTTTCAAAACTATGAAGAAAAACCGAGTGGCACTTAAGGGGGACTACTGCGAGAAGATCCTTGGCGGTAAAAGTGAAGAAACATCTCCTTTTGTTAGGAAGG GTGGAGCCGGCGGTTGGAAGAACTACTTCACAGTGGCGCAGAACGAAATGTTTGATAGGCATTACAGGGAATGGATGAAGGACAGCGATTTAgagatgacctttgaactttaa